One genomic region from Zonotrichia leucophrys gambelii isolate GWCS_2022_RI chromosome 26, RI_Zleu_2.0, whole genome shotgun sequence encodes:
- the SIKE1 gene encoding suppressor of IKBKE 1 isoform X1 codes for MSCTIDKILTDARTLLERLKEHDTAAESLIDQSAVLHRRVAAMREAGAGCADQVSAAGPTPGRARAGRPERPPRVGRPEAAGPTPVSPRQGPGPAAERPDPSRLRPHVVLAQENTQIRDLQQENRELWVSLEEHQDALELIMSKYRKQMLQLLEGRKREDAEPVLKVHQANSGEIESQIDRICEMGEVMRKAVQVDDEQFFKVQEKLAQLELENKELRELLLISKESFEVGREDLPD; via the exons ATGAGCTGCACCATCGATAAGATCCTGACGGACGCGCGGACGCTGCTGGAGCGGCTGAAGGAGCACGACACGGCGGCCGAGTCGCTCATCGACCAGTCGGCCGTGCTGCACCGGCGCGTGGCCGCCATGCGGGAGGCGGGCGCGGGCTGCGCCGACCAGGTGAGCGCGGCCGGGCCGACCCCCGGCAGGGCCCGGGCGGGGCGGCCGGAACGACCCCCGCGTGTCGGTAGGCCCGAGGCGGCCGGACCGACCCCCGTGTCTCCCCGGCAGGGCCCGGGACCCGCGGCGGAGCGGCCCGACCCGTCCCGGCTGCGGCCGCACgtggtgctggcacaggagaACACGCAGATCCGCgacctgcagcaggagaaccgcg agctgtgggtctCACTGGAGGAGCACCAGGATGCGCTGGAGCTCATCATGAGCAAGTACAGGAAGCAGATGTTacagctgctggaagggagGAAACGGGAAGATGCAGAACCAGTCCTGAAAGTCCATCAGGCTAATTCTGGG GAAATTGAAAGTCAAATAGACAGAATATGTGAGATGGGAGAGGTGATGAGAAAAGCTGTTCAAGTGGATGATGAGCAGTTCTTTAAAGTTCAGGAGAAGCTGGCTCAGTTGGAG CTTGAAAACAAAGAGCTGCGTGAGCTGCTGTTGATCAGCAAGGAGTCCTTCGAGGTGGGGAGAGAAGATCTGCCAGACTGA
- the SIKE1 gene encoding suppressor of IKBKE 1 isoform X2: MSCTIDKILTDARTLLERLKEHDTAAESLIDQSAVLHRRVAAMREAGAGCADQGPGPAAERPDPSRLRPHVVLAQENTQIRDLQQENRELWVSLEEHQDALELIMSKYRKQMLQLLEGRKREDAEPVLKVHQANSGEIESQIDRICEMGEVMRKAVQVDDEQFFKVQEKLAQLELENKELRELLLISKESFEVGREDLPD; encoded by the exons ATGAGCTGCACCATCGATAAGATCCTGACGGACGCGCGGACGCTGCTGGAGCGGCTGAAGGAGCACGACACGGCGGCCGAGTCGCTCATCGACCAGTCGGCCGTGCTGCACCGGCGCGTGGCCGCCATGCGGGAGGCGGGCGCGGGCTGCGCCGACCAG GGCCCGGGACCCGCGGCGGAGCGGCCCGACCCGTCCCGGCTGCGGCCGCACgtggtgctggcacaggagaACACGCAGATCCGCgacctgcagcaggagaaccgcg agctgtgggtctCACTGGAGGAGCACCAGGATGCGCTGGAGCTCATCATGAGCAAGTACAGGAAGCAGATGTTacagctgctggaagggagGAAACGGGAAGATGCAGAACCAGTCCTGAAAGTCCATCAGGCTAATTCTGGG GAAATTGAAAGTCAAATAGACAGAATATGTGAGATGGGAGAGGTGATGAGAAAAGCTGTTCAAGTGGATGATGAGCAGTTCTTTAAAGTTCAGGAGAAGCTGGCTCAGTTGGAG CTTGAAAACAAAGAGCTGCGTGAGCTGCTGTTGATCAGCAAGGAGTCCTTCGAGGTGGGGAGAGAAGATCTGCCAGACTGA
- the LOC135458092 gene encoding bile acid receptor-like yields MATHFQTLEQPLLRYSPGVHCTFHFPGTDVLPEHINYPLQDADFQAGPYCQYSAVPVPALQPQPGPAPYGPYSLEPPYGDGPCVGSSCELSKGPFPAPHGEDGAFQALKRPRLNAAVRLKGQEELCVVCGDKASGYHYNALTCEGCKGFFRRSITKKAVYRCKSGGHCEMDMYMRRKCQECRLKKCRAVGMLAECLLTEVQCKSKRLRKNFKQKSSFLCNIKLEDEGLNSKQVSSTTRSGKISEKMELTPGEHQLLDHIVAAHQKYTIPLEEAKKFLQETASPEESFLHLSETAVVHVQVLVDFTKRLPGFESLASEDQIALLKGSTVEAMFLRSAQIYNQRRSECQPSTSESHVRLSDHGTCCHVQSLDKSNIYSMEMCHNKERPTSTTTTGITEEFITALFYFYRTMGELKVTETEYALLVATTVFFSDRPLLRDKRHVEELQEPLLGILYKHSKLQHPRDPQRFARLLGRLTELRSLRHAHAGALRARDPRLAAPLRDLWDLH; encoded by the exons atggctacacaTTTTCAAACTTTGGAGCAGCCGCTGTTGAGATATTCTCCAGGTGTTCACTGCACTTTCCATTTCCCCGGCACAGATGTTTTACCGGAGCACATCAACTACCCGCTGCAGGACGCGGATTTCCAGGCGGGCCCGTACTGCCAGTACTCGGCGGTGCCGGTGCCAGCGCTGCAgccgcagcccggcccggccccgtaCGGGCCCTACAGCCTGGAGCCGCCCTACGGCGACGGGCCCTGCGTGGGCAGCAGCTGCGAGCTCAGCAAGGGCCCCTTCCCGGCTCCCCACGGGGAGGACGGGGCGTTCCAGGCGCTCAAGAGGCCGCGGTTGAACGCGGCGGTGAGGCtgaaggggcaggaggagctgtgcgTGGTGTGCGGGGACAAGGCCTCGGGCTATCACTACAACGCGCTGACCTGCGAGGGCTGCAAAG GCTTCTTCCGGCGCAGCATCACCAAGAAGGCGGTGTACCGCTGCAAGAGCGGGGGGCACTGCGAGATGGACATGTACATGAGGAGGAAGTGCCAGGAGTGCCGCCTCAAGaagtgcagagctgtgggaatgCTGGCAGAGT GTTTGCTGACTGAAGTCCAGTGCAAGTCAAAGCGACTCAGGAAGAATTTCAAGCAGAAGAGCAGTTTCCTTTGCAACATAAAGCTGGAAGATGAGGGACTGAATAGTAAGCAAGTATCATCTACAACAAGATCTGGAAAA ATATCAGAAAAGATGGAACTTACTCCAGGAGAACATCAGCTTCTTGACCACATTGTAGCAGCTCACCAAAAATACACAATTCCCCTTGAGGAAGCCAAGAAGTTT CTACAGGAAACTGCAAGCCCTGAGGAAAGTTTCCTCCACCTGTCTGAGACAGCTGTTGTCCATGTCCAGGTGTTGGTGGATTTCACAAAAAGACTCCCAG GGTTTGAGAGTTTAGCCAGTGAGGACCAGATTGCTCTGCTGAAAGGATCCACAGTGGAGGCAATGTTCTTGAGATCAGCCCAAATCTACAACCAAAGAAGGAGCGAGTGCCAGCCATCAACCAGTGAAA GTCATGTAAGACTTTCTGATCACGGGACATGTTGTCATGTTCAAAGCCTTGATAAAAGCAATATTTATTCCATGGAAATGTGTCATAATAAAGAGAGGCCAACTTCTACTACTACCACAG gCATAACTGAGGAGTTCATCACCGCCCTATTCTACTTCTACAGAACCATGGGGGAACTCAAAGTGACCGAGACCGAATACGCTCTGCTCGTAGCAACAACAGTGTTCTTTTCAG ACCGCCCGCTGCTGAGGGACAAGCGCCAcgtggaggagctgcaggagccgcTGCTGGGGATCCTGTACAAGCACTCGAAGCTGCAGCACCCGCGGGACCCGCAGCGCTTCGCGCGGCTGCTGGGGCGCCTCACGGAGCTGCGCTCGCTCCGCCACGCCCACGCGGGGGCGCTGCGCGCGCGGGACCCGCGCCTGGCCGCGCCGCTGCGCGACCTCTGGGACCTCCACTAG